From Bacillus basilensis, a single genomic window includes:
- the ctaF gene encoding cytochrome c oxidase subunit IVB produces the protein MAIKQTNNPKVDLVYRKRKSAEEMKHQVITFALMIFLTLVAFVAVAYPKTFSPTFSVPFILLLAVVQVIFQLYYFMHMSHKGHEAASFFLYSGLLIGLITILAFMTIVWI, from the coding sequence ATGGCGATAAAGCAAACGAATAATCCTAAAGTTGATCTTGTTTATCGGAAGAGGAAAAGTGCAGAGGAAATGAAGCATCAAGTTATTACATTTGCATTAATGATTTTTTTAACATTAGTTGCGTTTGTAGCAGTAGCATATCCGAAAACGTTTAGTCCGACTTTCTCAGTACCATTTATTTTACTATTAGCAGTGGTACAAGTAATTTTTCAATTGTATTATTTTATGCATATGAGTCATAAAGGACATGAAGCGGCAAGTTTCTTTCTTTATTCTGGTCTGTTAATCGGGTTAATTACAATTTTAGCTTTTATGACAATTGTGTGGATTTGA
- the ctaG gene encoding cytochrome c oxidase assembly factor CtaG — MSNLWIFGFQALWSPIFLLFMLSILIGYFLIIGPYRMRFEQATKVSKKQVFYFTTGIVLLYFVKGGPIDLIGHIIFSAHMFEMAVMYIAVPPLLLLGIPVWLYRYITSFKFVQIILKVFAKPLIALFVFNGLFSFYHLPVVFDTVKQSQIAHPICLAILFFTAIMMWWPMLNPLPEYQTLSDIKKLGYMFANGILLTPACALIIFATAPLFATYTDPAAWMKAMELCVPAGTLSDLNITGPEFLHWMPVVQDQQTGGIIMKIVQEIVYGTIIGYVFFRWARREREKDKEQLQQLPPYLQTK; from the coding sequence ATGAGTAACTTGTGGATATTTGGTTTTCAAGCTCTATGGAGTCCAATCTTTTTATTATTTATGCTTTCGATCCTTATTGGGTACTTTTTAATTATTGGGCCATATAGAATGCGATTTGAACAAGCGACGAAGGTAAGTAAGAAGCAAGTTTTCTATTTTACGACCGGTATTGTTCTTTTGTATTTTGTAAAGGGAGGGCCTATTGATTTAATTGGTCATATTATATTTAGTGCACATATGTTTGAAATGGCAGTTATGTATATTGCAGTTCCGCCGTTATTGTTGCTTGGTATACCAGTTTGGTTATATCGTTATATTACTTCCTTTAAGTTCGTTCAAATTATATTAAAGGTATTTGCTAAGCCACTTATTGCATTGTTTGTATTTAATGGCCTGTTTTCTTTTTATCATTTACCAGTTGTTTTTGATACAGTAAAACAAAGTCAAATTGCTCATCCTATTTGTCTAGCTATATTGTTCTTTACGGCGATCATGATGTGGTGGCCGATGCTAAATCCATTACCAGAATATCAAACGTTAAGTGATATAAAGAAACTTGGTTATATGTTTGCTAATGGTATATTATTAACGCCAGCTTGCGCGTTAATCATTTTTGCGACTGCACCGTTGTTTGCAACATATACGGATCCGGCTGCTTGGATGAAGGCGATGGAATTATGTGTACCAGCAGGAACTTTATCAGATTTAAATATAACTGGACCAGAATTTTTACACTGGATGCCAGTTGTACAAGATCAACAAACAGGCGGCATCATCATGAAAATTGTCCAGGAAATAGTGTATGGTACAATTATCGGCTATGTATTCTTTCGATGGGCGCGTCGAGAGCGTGAAAAGGATAAAGAGCAGTTGCAGCAATTACCGCCGTATTTACAAACGAAATAA
- the ctaE gene encoding cytochrome c oxidase subunit III → MHVDEKLTNETFPAEPEKATLEGKNKFVGFWLFLGGETVLFASLFGTYLALKNSTNGGPTSQEMFQMPLVFIMTMLLLTSSLTSVYAMYHMKNFNFKKMQLWLLVTVLLGLGFLGFEIYEFYHYTHEFKHTMRSSAFGSAFYALVGTHGLHVLFGLCWILTLIFRNAKRGLNLYNAPKFYVASIYWHFIDVVWVFIFTVVYLMGMVG, encoded by the coding sequence ATGCATGTAGATGAAAAATTAACGAATGAAACATTTCCAGCAGAGCCTGAAAAAGCAACCCTTGAGGGAAAAAATAAGTTTGTCGGTTTTTGGTTATTTCTTGGAGGCGAAACAGTATTGTTCGCTTCCTTATTTGGCACATATTTAGCGTTAAAGAATTCTACAAATGGTGGACCAACATCTCAAGAGATGTTCCAAATGCCACTTGTTTTCATTATGACGATGCTTTTATTAACGAGTAGCTTAACGAGCGTATATGCGATGTATCATATGAAAAACTTTAACTTTAAGAAAATGCAACTTTGGCTGTTAGTAACAGTGTTGCTAGGTTTAGGGTTTTTAGGGTTTGAGATATATGAGTTTTATCATTATACGCATGAATTTAAGCATACTATGAGAAGTAGTGCGTTTGGTTCCGCGTTTTATGCTCTTGTTGGTACACATGGACTCCACGTATTGTTTGGGTTGTGTTGGATTTTAACATTAATCTTTAGAAATGCGAAGAGGGGTCTAAATTTATACAATGCACCGAAGTTTTATGTTGCATCGATTTATTGGCACTTTATTGACGTAGTTTGGGTGTTTATTTTCACTGTAGTATATTTAATGGGAATGGTGGGATAA
- a CDS encoding YugN family protein produces MQFTNTKFNGAVVDLTLLTEIMEKNHFVLAGQWDYERVTYDYKFEILNDVYYLRVQGLAVEGDIGSRHAEIKLLPPLLGKHYYPHGVEYGDGETFPTNVLQKSEQLLQNIEKELKEFQIIE; encoded by the coding sequence ATGCAATTTACAAATACGAAATTTAATGGGGCAGTCGTTGATTTAACACTATTAACAGAGATTATGGAAAAGAACCATTTTGTACTTGCTGGACAGTGGGATTATGAACGAGTTACATACGATTATAAATTTGAAATATTAAATGATGTTTATTATTTGCGTGTACAAGGTTTAGCTGTTGAAGGTGACATTGGTAGTAGACACGCTGAAATAAAGCTACTTCCTCCCTTATTAGGTAAACATTATTATCCTCACGGCGTTGAATATGGTGATGGCGAAACTTTCCCAACGAATGTACTTCAAAAAAGTGAACAGCTCCTACAAAATATCGAAAAAGAGTTAAAAGAATTCCAAATCATTGAATAA